The following DNA comes from Pelotomaculum isophthalicicum JI.
ATCTCAATGGGGGTGGCAGGTTTTTGTAATTTTTGTATAATAGTGGGCACCGTTGAATAAGGGTTTAATGCTTCACCTTTTTTTCTATATGTATGGCACAGTCCGGGCAAACGTTCTGGCAAATCCCACAGGCAATACAGTCGTTGTTTGCCCGGACCGACGGTGTGCCGTAAACACCTAGCACGTTGGACCAGTCCAGGGACTTTTTTGGGCATTTTTCAATGCATAACCCGCAGCCTTTGCATAAACCAGGGAAAAGTGTAAAAAATCCTTTTTCCGTTTCCTGAGTGCTCGGTTGAAATTCCATAGTCATGGTTAACTTCCTTTCCTTACAATCTTTCGATATCCGGCTTTCAAGCCTCGGCTACCAGTTCAACGCCCCGCTCCATTGCTTTAAAATTCAAATCACGCAATCTCGGCTGCTTTTCAAATTTATAACCCAGCTTTTTTTCGACGGCAGCTTTGGCCTGATCCAGGGATATTACACCAGTAGCGCCGATAACCGCTCCCATGATGATAATGTTGAACACCCTGGGGTGAAATTCGTTTTTAGCTACATCGATAGCCGGTATGGGCAAGATTCTGCCTGCTTTTTGGGGCAGTTCACCTTCAATACCCTCGATCCCGCGCTCATAGACAAAAGTGGTATCGGGGCCTGCATAATTAGCCGTGCGGCGCACGGCGCGGTCACTGAGAGCCACCACGATATCGCCGGTCTGAAATTTTGGCGCGCCGATATTGCCGTCACTAATCTGAACATAGGCCACTGACACCCCGCCGCGCTGTTCCACACCGAAATTAGGAATATACAAGGCCTGTTTACCTTCCTCATTTGCCGCTTCCGCGATAATCTCAGCTACTGACTGAACTCCCTGGCCACCTTCACCGGCCAGCACAATCTTCATAGTTTTATCCATTTAGCCGAGCCCCCTCCTGACCGACTGCCGGCGTCTTCGTTTCACCCACCTTAAAATAAACCGGCATTTTCTCTTCGATAAAATCCCACGTTTCCGCGGCGTTGGTACGCCAGTTGGTAGGGCAGGCGGAAAGAGCCTCAACAAAAGAAAAACCAATCTCCATCATCTGATTTTCCAGCGCTTTTTTAATGAAGCTTTTCAACTGGCGGAGGTTGGCGATGCTGCCCCGCGCCACATAAGCCCCTTCCCTGCTGACGGACGCGACCATTTCCTGGCCGTGCAGCGGGTATCCGGTAGTTTCAGGATCACGCCCGTAAGGGGTGGTTTCTGTTTTTTGCCCTGGCATGGTAGTTGGCGCCATTTGTCCGCCGGTCATCGCATACTGAGTGTTGTTGGCCAAAATGGCGGTGATTTTCTCATCGCGCGCGGCCGCGCTGATGAGGTGCTGCACGCCTATCGAGTAACCTCCCCCGTCACCCATGTAAGCTATGCAGATCAATTCCGGTCTGGCCCGCTTGATGCCGGTTACCACGGGTGTGGTTCGCCCGTGGTGAGTCTGGATGGAATCCAGGTTAAAAAAGTCCCATGACAGCAAAGAGCAGCCAATATCGCACCCGAACACCGTTCTCCCCTGGATACCCAGTTCATCAATAGCCTGTCCCAGGCATTTTAAAACCAGGCCGTGGCCGCAACCCGGGCAAAACTTGTGGGGTTTAGTATCTGCCCGCCAGCTTTGAGGCATGACGGGCTCTATAGCGCAAGAATTATTTACCGACAATCCACAGCACCGCCCTCAAGTGGTATTATTACCGAATAATCATATTTTACCTGGCTGGCGGACAGCTTATACTGTGACTTGTGAAAGAATTTTGGAGAATTCAGAAGTCAGGTGTCAGAATTAAGATTTAAGAATTAATTTTACCATTAGAGACCTTTGGGTATATAACGCGCCTCATGTTCGGCCCCTATAAATGTACGAGCTCTATCGCCCTCAGGTTCGGTCAAACTCGGCGCTTTGCGCCTCAAACAGTTCCCTCACTTATCCTCGGGCTCGTCCGCTCTTTGAATAATGCCTCAAAATCGCCGCTTATATATACCCAAAAGTCACTTGTCCACAAATTGCAAGGAGCGTAATTTCTTAAGCAATTAAAAAAAGCCAGGGACAACCCTAGCTTACCGCTATCGCGAATACCTTTTACTTTGGGTATTTATTTTTCAGAGATTTTTTAGCACATTTACACGTCTGACAATTCTTTTTCATAATCTGGCTATCCTTTCTTTACTTCATAACCGTAATTGGTCCTTCACCAAATCACATACCAGCCCTTGCTACGTCTCGCACCGGTAACGTGGTAGTCTTGGCTTTCGGTAATGCAGCCGTGGAAGCATGTACTCCTTCAAGGTGCAGTTAGTCACATGGTACCAGCGCCGGTGCCAGTGAAAGTCGATCGGCTGAGATTAAGAATTATTTATAAAAATTTTCTGTATGAAGAAGGAATTATCTAATTAATGTCAAATAATTCATGTACGGCAGGTATCAAGACACCTTCTTTTTTACAATACAATAGTATATACTATAAATAGCGGACGCCTGCTCAGAGCTTTATCTGAGCGTCGACCTCCACCTTCGGGCGGGGGTTCGGCTTTTATGTCCGAAACAGCTTATTTATTTCATTATTTTTAGAAATAGATTCATTTTGCTGAATAGAACCTGCCTGTAAGTTTTGCTCGTCTTGAGTCCGTAGATTCTCTGTAATTTTAGGATTTTCGTTTTCAGATGAATCATCTAATGTTTTGTTTAAGCTCAACTTATAATTTGATAATTCTGGGTAATTATTAAACAACTCTTCAGGTGTTGTCCTAGTATTTGCCCATGGTTTTCCAGTATCAGACAATGGAAGCAAAAATGCCTTAGTAATACATTTTATTAAATCATCAAATATTTTTTTCGGAAGACCTGATTCTGGATATTCTCTTTCATTAAATGATAATTTTAATAATTCTTTAACACCAGACAACGTAAAAAAGCGGGTATATGGGTTAACAGTTAATTTTTCATCTTTTAGTATGTCTATCTCTTCCTGTGTCCACCCAGGCAAATCTAAGGCATATTTAAGTAAATGATAATCGCGTACATTTCGGCGTACATTCGGCTTTGATGCACCTAATCTCGATGCTATTTCGTTAATTGTTTCACCATGGTTAAACCATCTCGCAGCTCTCCTCATTTTGGCAATGGGAGACCATTTTTGGATTCCGGGTTCTGTATGACGCTTTGTTAGTACATTTTCTGCCATATTGCGATTTGGAGCCACATCAGCTTTTATTTGGCTGATATTTAATATGAGTTCCTCGCTATCCGCTTTTGGAAAACGCTTCTTATACTCTAGAGGTACAAGTGTTGGATTGAGGAGCATTTGACAAGCACAAACACGCCGGTTACCCTCTAAAACAACATGTTTTCCATCAATAATACATGTAATTATCCTATCGCCAGGTAGTAAACGTTTTTCACGAATAATATCACTCGCCAAATCAACAACTTCTTCATATTTTAAAAGTTGCAACCTAATTTCTTCCTGGGAAGCATTAATACTAGCATCAATCCTAGGGTTTAATTGATCCAAAATAAAGATCAAGTGTATTTAAAGTAGCTTCTGCCCAAGAAAAATCATCCATAGAAAAACCTCCAAGAATAATAAACTTCCTTTATAATGGGTTAAATTCTTCGACATTAAATAACAAATCCCTTCCAACTAAACCATATTAAGTCCACATAATTGTTAATAACATCATTTAAAGAATACTTTAATGTTTTAGCATCGGAACAAATTCGTAGTTGGCGACCTTTGGGTATACAATGCAACTCATATTCGGCCCCTATAAATGTACGATCTCTATCGCCCTCGGGTTCGGTCAAAACTCGGCGCTTTGCGCCTCAAACAGTTCCCTCACTTATCCTCGGGCTTCTTGCTCTTTGAATTAGGCCTCAAAATCGCCGCTTATGTATCCCCAAAGGTCACTTATCCACAATTCTCGAAAAGCATAATTTCTTATACAAATAAAAAAACAGGAGTCGTTAATCAGAAATTTTTATTCTGACTCCTGACTCCTGAATTCTGACTCCTGTTTTTTATTTAAGGATCTCCATCGCCGCGGCTTCCACCTCTTCAGCGGTTATTCCCATACCTGGTTTGAAAAACGTATTAATCTTGGCAGGCGAACCATAAGCAACATCTTTAAACAACCTGGAAAGTTGACCGTACGAGGATTCCATCAGCAATATCTGTTTATTGCTTGCCATCAATTCTTTAATTTGCGGAACAGGCAGCGGACGCAAGGTCACCGGGCGGAAATAACCGACTCGCAAACCCTTTTCCCGCATGGCTTCCACGGCCGCTTTGATCGCGCGGTAGACAATGCCGTGCCCGACAATCACCAGTTCAGCGTCTTCAATGCCGAAAGCATGGTACTCGGCCACCTCCGGACTGATCTTTTCATAGTCCTGTAGAGCGTCCATGACTAATTCGTAGAGTTCTTCCTCCATATTGTAGGTATTCCTGAAATGGGCGGGAGGCCTGTCCTTCCCGGGCACTCCTTCCTTGCCGACATAAGGCTCGGGGGGAATCAACTCGATGCCCCGTGCTTCCGGGTCATAAAGCGTCAGCGACTCGCGCATTTTGGCCTGGTAACCGTCCCCCAGCACGAAAGTGGGAAAGCGGTATTTCCACGCCGTATTAAAAGCCTTGATTGTATAATCATATAGCTCCTGGTGACTGGATGTAGAGTAAACAATGCGCATACCCTCTCCGTTACCGCCGATAGTGGTCATAGTCACTTCCTGCTGGGAGTAAATCACTGTGGCCGTGGACGGGCCGCCTCTCTGCTGGATAATCAATACAGTAGGCAAACGCATCATTTCAGCCATGGACATCGGTTCCTGCATCAGGGTGTTGCCCGGCCCGGCGGTGGCTGTAAAAGCTTTGCGCCCGGCCATAACGCCGCCGATGGTGGTAAAACCGGCTGAAAGTTCATCTTCCGTTTGTAAAAATTTTTTGTCATATTTGGGCGCCAGTCTTGTCCAATAGTGCATGATTTCGTTCTGCGGCGTAATCGGGTAGCCATACATGATGTCGGCCTTGGCGGCCAGCGCGGCCCAGGCAACCACCTCGTTGCCGGTCATAAACGCCTTTTTTTCCTGCTCAACTATTTTTTTCGACACTAGTGATCCCCCTTCGGTCAGTTTCCGTTAATAAATCACCAAAACGCCTTCTGCATGTACCTTGTCAAAACGCGGACCGGATTGCCCATGCAGTCGACATCACCGATTTCTTCAGCTATACTTGTCACGGCGGCAGTCGCCACTACCGGCAGACCAAGATAGCTGGCAGCCTCCGCAACCACCCGCGCGCCTTTCTGAACCACCTCTGGCGTGGTTTCATCGGCGAGGTGGGTATTGTTCAGCAGCCCGTCGACCCTGCCCATCTCCCTGACATGCTCCACAATATCTTCGACTCCGGCCGTCATGGGGCGCGAGATATTGATCACGGCGATCACCTGCAAATCCGGGTCGGTCATGGCGCCCTCCAATAAATTCAGTGTCCTGGTGCCTTCCACACCGTAACCGATGTCCAGGATGATATCACCTTCATGCCGCAGCGCCCACCTGGCGCCCGGTTTTAAAGTTGTGCCGGCCTCACCAAGCCCGACGGTTTCCTTAGTCTTCCAAGCTATAACATTGATGCCCAGGGCTTTTAATTCTTCCTGGATTGGCCGCAAGGTGTAAACCGGCTCGACGATATCCAGGTCGACCAGGGTAACCATCCTGCCCTGGCGGGCCAGCGCCAAAGCCCGGTTTAAAGCATTCTCACTTTTACCCCCGGCATACTCGCCGGTATACGCCTCCACTATTCGCCTCGACATTATTATGCTCACCTGGCCTCAAATGCATCACTACCCCCAACCGCCCCTTGCCACCAGGTTTTCGCTCCTTTCAAATTTTAATTTGTCCACTACTTTGGATTAATATCCCGCTATCACCAAGATGCTGATAAGCTTTGTGAGTAACCCTGCGTCCGGACGGCGATCTGCTGATATACCCGGTTTTCAGCAAAAAAGGCTCTACCATATCCTGCAGGGTATCCACTTCCTCATTAAGCGTAGCGGCAATTGCCTCTATACCAACCGGACCGCCTTGATAATTCTCGATTATCGTTTTCAGGTATGATTTATCCATTCCGTCAAGGCCTTCCGGGTCGATACCTTCCAACCCGAGAGATTTTATCGCTATTTCTTCATTTATCGAGCCGTCGCCGATTACTTCAGCATAATCCCTCACTCTTCTTAAGAGCCTGTTGGCAATCCTGGGCGTACCCCTGGAGCGCCTGGCGATTTCCAGAGCTCCTTTCTCATCAACAGGCACGTTGAGTATTGAACTCGACCTTTTTACTATCTCGCCTAATTCTTCCGTTGAATAAAAATCGACATGATGCAGGATGCCAAAGCGGTCACGCAAAGGTGACGACAAAAGACCGGCCCTTGTAGTTGCTCCCACCAGGGTAAAATGTTTGATATTTACCTTGATGGTCTTGGCGAACGGCCCTTTATCCACGACAAAGTCTATTTTAAAGTCTTCCATCGCGGAGTATAAAAATTCTTCAACCGGCCGGGGCAGCCGGTGTATTTCATCAATAAACAAGACATCCGCGTACTGCAGGTTTGTCAGTATGCCCATCAGGTCCCCGCTCCGCTCAATGGCCGGACCGGAGGTGCAAATAATATTGGATGACATTTCATTGCTGATAATATGAGCTAAGGTTGTTTTCCCCAAGCCCGGCGGGCCGTAAAGCAAAACATGGTCTATCGGTTCGCCCCTCTTTTTCGCCGCTTTTATCGAAATGCCCAGGCGGGTAAGCAAATCTTTCTGGCCTATGTAGTCGGATAATTTATCCGGTCTGAGCGACCACTGAAACTTTTCCTCGCCGGGCTGCTCATTAGTATCGATTAAACGGAGCCGCGTCAAAAAATTCACCTCTCCTAAAATGATTTGGCCTTGTTTCGATAAATCTCTTCTAACAGCTCTTCCGCTGTCAGAATATTATGATTCTTAGAAACAGTATCCTTAATCATCCTCTTTGCCTCGCCTAAATTGTATCCCAATTGAAGCAGCACCTGCAACGCTTCATTGCCAATGCCGGGATCAGGCCGGCCGACGTCGGCATCATCAGTTTCTCCGGAAGCTGTTGTGAAGCCGGCAACTTTGCCCCGGAGCGACGCTATTATTTTATTGGCTGTTCTTTCCCCAATTCCTTTAAGTTTTTTCAGAGTTTCGACATCCGATTTTTCAATGGCCCCCGCAATTGCTGAAATTGGGATCGTTACGGCCGCCAGGGCGGTTTTCACCCCAACTTTGGCCACACTGGTAAACAACTGAAAAAATTCTTTATCGGCTTCATCTTCAAATCCAATCAAAGTTGGCGTTTGATGTCCGCCGGCGATGTTGCTTTCGATATAGTAAATTGTGTGCAGCGAAATTCTTTCACCGATTTTTTGGGTTTGAAAACGTTCCCTGGAAAAACTCGTCAAGCATACCTCGTATGTAATGTTGTCAACGTCCAGCAATATCCCTTTTGGGCTTAGCCCGGCATAAGCGCCGCTAATTTTTACAATCATCTAACAGCCCTCCAGGTCATGGCCATGAAAAATGTGGCATAAAGCCACGGCAATGGCATCCGCGACGTGATCCGGACGAGGCAGCGTATCAAGCTTAAGCCTGGCCTGAACCATTTTCTGTACCTGGCCTTTAGTGGCGCCACCAGTGCCGGTGAGCGACTGCTTCACTTTTCTGGCCGGGTAATGGTAAACTTTTATGCCCGCCCGCCCTGCGGCCAACAGGCACACACCTCTCGCGTGCGCCATCAGCAAGGCGGTCTTTGGATTATTGTAATCTGAAAACAATTCTTCTATGGCAAAGACAGCTGGTTTGAACTCATCGATTATATCGTCTAAACCGGCATATATTTGTGTCAGCCTGTCCTCCAGGGGATGCCCGGCCTTCGTCTTAATTATTCCCCCTTCAATTAGTTGAATAACAAAACTATTTTCATAGTCCAAGACAGCATAGCCCGTCGCGGCCAATCCCGGGTCCACCGCCAAAACACGTAACATGTCCGACATGTTAAGCATCACATTCTTTAGAATTTCCTAAATTATAATATACAATAATAAAAATTCAAACCCGAAAGTTTGAATTTTTCCGACTCTATATTGTATACTTTTCAAATAATAAAGTAATGAACAAGCACCAACAGCGCCACCCCGGGCAGTTGGAGAACCCCGGCGGTCAGGAGGGTAACCGGATTGATGGCGATATGCAAGCCCAGGTGCCCGAAGACAGCGTTTATCGCGAGCAGCAAGCCCCCTCCCAGCAGCATGCACGCGGCCAGGCGCACTAACAGCCGCAACGGCTGAAACAAAGCCGTGCCAATCAAATATAGCCCCAACAGACCTGCCAAACCGATAAAAACAAATTTCCCCTCCAATCCGGAGCACCCCCTTTGCACCATTATATGGCCAGGGATGGAAAATATTACTTCATTTCCCGCCTTCCTTCCAGGGACTTGCTCAAGGTTATTTGATCCGCATATTCCAGGTCGGCGCCCACGGGCAAACCATGCGCTATCCGCGTGACCTTCAGATTCAGGGGTTTAAGCAGTCCGGCCAGGTACAACGCGGTGGCGTCGCCTTCCACGTTCGGATTGGTTGCCAGGATTAATTCAAGCACTTCCCCGCCTTCGAGGCGCTTGAACAATTCTTTTATGCGCAGTTGCTCAGGCCCGACACCGTCCATTGGCGATATAGCCCCGTGCAGCACGTGATAAAGCCCTTTAAACGCCCTGGTCTTCTCCATTGCCACGACGTCCCTGGGACGTTCCACCACACAGATCACATCCCGCCTGCGCCGCTCGTCGCGGCAGATAAAACACGGGTCATCGTCGGTAAAGTTGCCGCATACGGAGCAATAACTAATGGCGGTCCTGGCCTCCTCCAACGCGCGGGCCAGGCTCAAAGCCACGTCAGCCGGGGCGTTCAAAAGGTGAAAGGCCAGCCGCTGCGCCGTTTTAGGGCCAATGCCGGGCAGCTTGGATAGTTCATCAATCAGCCGGGCAACCGGCCTGGCATAAAAATGCATGGCTAAAACAACCCGGGGATATTCATCCCGCCGGTGAGCTTGCTCATTTCCTGGGACACCATTTCCTGCGCTTTTTTCAACGCATCGTTGACCGCGGCCAAAACCAGGTCCTGGAGCATTTCCACATCTTCCGGATCTACCGCCTCAGGTTTTATTTCTATTGACAGAATCTCATTATTTCCGTTGGCGATTACCTTGATCATGCCGCCCCCGGCCGTGCTCTCCACTGTCCGGCTTTTCAGTTCCTCCTGTAATTTTATCATGCCCTGCTGCATCTTCTGCACTTGTTTCATCATCTTGTTCATATTTCCGCCCATCATAATTTAAAAGCCCCCTTTATAAAATAAGTTAAATCAGGCCTCAAAATAGCCGTTTATGCAGCCCACAGGTAGCACTAAACAAATGCTATTCGTCGTCAAATAATGAAGATAACTCTGTTTCGTCTTCAGGAATAATTTCCTTTCCGTTGAAACGGCGGCTGATATCATTAGCCGGCTCAGTACGGACAGCGGGCATGTGGATTTCCCCTTGATAAAACCTGTAATTAACCTGCCATTCACCGCTAAAAAACTTGCCCAGCAGTTCCTCAAAATATTTCTTATTCTCAGGGCGCTCAGCCATCGCATAAGCCAATTCCGCGCCTTCCGGAAAACCCGCGATCAGGCTGTGCTCCTGCACCTGCAAGGGAACAGCTTTGATAAAATTAGGATAGATCGGCGGCCTTTCCTTACGCAACGCTTCCATGATGTCCCCCCAGGCAGCCCGGACCTGCTCAAGGCTTACCCCCGGAACTGACTCCCTGCCGGCTTCACCATGCAATTCCCTTGATATAGTGTCTTCCGGCATAGTTTCTACCAGCCTCTGGACCTCTCCGGTTTGGTCCGGCTCATATTGCGCGCCGGTTTTGTCAGGAACACCTTCCGGCTGGCGCAACCGGCCCGTTGCCTCAGTGAAACTTTGGAGTGCCTTGTATGGTTCATTGGAAACGCTCCGGTCAACCAGAAGGTTACCGGACTTTTCCGGGACAAAATTTTTTAGCTTTTCCTCTAGAGCCGCTACTCTTGCCGCAAGGGAAGACAAATCGTAAGTAATTTCCGGACGGCAGGCTTTCACCAGGGCAAGCTCCAGAATGACACCTGGCAGACTGCCCCACTTCATCTCCTGCTCGGCTTTGATCAATATGTCGACAGCGCGGATTAGCCTCTCCTCACTGAAATCCGCCGCACCGGGAACATTCTTTAAGGCGTCGCCCCATACTCCGCCCCCTGAATCACCCGGTGAAACTCTTTCCAGGATAATAGCCCGCAAAAAGGCAGCCATTTCCCTGGCGAAAAGCCGCAAGTCCTTCCCCGTGCCCGTCAACTCGCCAATCAGCCGCAGCGCCGGCCCGGTTTCGCCGGCAGCCAGGTACCCCGCCATCCTGCTCAGGATATCTAGACGCACAGTTCCAAGAATGTTGTGAACGTCCTCGGCTGTTACCTTCATTTCCCCCAAGGCCGCCCCCTGGTCAAGAATACTAAGGGCATCCCGCATGCCGCCCTCCGCGGCCCTGGCGATCAACAGCAGGGCCTCCTCATCCGCCGCTATTCCCGCCCCGGCGGCGACTTCCCTCAGTCGCCCGGTAATTTCGTCCGGGGAAATGCGCCTGAAATCAAACCGTTGGCAGCGGGAAAGGATGGTCAGCGGCACTTTATGCGGTTCGGTTGTAGCCAAAATAAAAACAACGTGCCTGGGCGGTTCCTCCAGAGTTTTCAGCAAGGCGTTAAAAGCCTCGTTGGTGAGCATGTGCACCTCGTCGATGATATATACCCGGAACTGCCCGGTTGTAGGCGCAAACTTGACTTTTTCCCTTAAATCCCTGATCTCGTCGATACCACGGTTGGAAGCGGCGTCAACTTCAACTACGTCAACGGAATAGCCCTCGGTAATGGACTGACAATTAACGCACCGGTTACAAGGCTCCGGTCCGTTCCGGTCAAGACAATTCAAAGCTTTCGCCAGCACCTTGGCGGTGGTCGTTTTGCCGGTGCCGCGGCTGCCGCAAAAAAGATAGGCGTGGCCGGTCCGGCCTGCCTCCA
Coding sequences within:
- a CDS encoding ferredoxin oxidoreductase, with protein sequence MSKKIVEQEKKAFMTGNEVVAWAALAAKADIMYGYPITPQNEIMHYWTRLAPKYDKKFLQTEDELSAGFTTIGGVMAGRKAFTATAGPGNTLMQEPMSMAEMMRLPTVLIIQQRGGPSTATVIYSQQEVTMTTIGGNGEGMRIVYSTSSHQELYDYTIKAFNTAWKYRFPTFVLGDGYQAKMRESLTLYDPEARGIELIPPEPYVGKEGVPGKDRPPAHFRNTYNMEEELYELVMDALQDYEKISPEVAEYHAFGIEDAELVIVGHGIVYRAIKAAVEAMREKGLRVGYFRPVTLRPLPVPQIKELMASNKQILLMESSYGQLSRLFKDVAYGSPAKINTFFKPGMGITAEEVEAAAMEILK
- a CDS encoding pro-sigmaK processing inhibitor BofA family protein — translated: MEGKFVFIGLAGLLGLYLIGTALFQPLRLLVRLAACMLLGGGLLLAINAVFGHLGLHIAINPVTLLTAGVLQLPGVALLVLVHYFII
- a CDS encoding YbaB/EbfC family nucleoid-associated protein; translated protein: MMGGNMNKMMKQVQKMQQGMIKLQEELKSRTVESTAGGGMIKVIANGNNEILSIEIKPEAVDPEDVEMLQDLVLAAVNDALKKAQEMVSQEMSKLTGGMNIPGLF
- the ruvB gene encoding Holliday junction branch migration DNA helicase RuvB, whose protein sequence is MTRLRLIDTNEQPGEEKFQWSLRPDKLSDYIGQKDLLTRLGISIKAAKKRGEPIDHVLLYGPPGLGKTTLAHIISNEMSSNIICTSGPAIERSGDLMGILTNLQYADVLFIDEIHRLPRPVEEFLYSAMEDFKIDFVVDKGPFAKTIKVNIKHFTLVGATTRAGLLSSPLRDRFGILHHVDFYSTEELGEIVKRSSSILNVPVDEKGALEIARRSRGTPRIANRLLRRVRDYAEVIGDGSINEEIAIKSLGLEGIDPEGLDGMDKSYLKTIIENYQGGPVGIEAIAATLNEEVDTLQDMVEPFLLKTGYISRSPSGRRVTHKAYQHLGDSGILIQSSGQIKI
- a CDS encoding thiamine pyrophosphate-dependent enzyme, encoding MSVNNSCAIEPVMPQSWRADTKPHKFCPGCGHGLVLKCLGQAIDELGIQGRTVFGCDIGCSLLSWDFFNLDSIQTHHGRTTPVVTGIKRARPELICIAYMGDGGGYSIGVQHLISAAARDEKITAILANNTQYAMTGGQMAPTTMPGQKTETTPYGRDPETTGYPLHGQEMVASVSREGAYVARGSIANLRQLKSFIKKALENQMMEIGFSFVEALSACPTNWRTNAAETWDFIEEKMPVYFKVGETKTPAVGQEGARLNG
- the ruvC gene encoding crossover junction endodeoxyribonuclease RuvC — translated: MSDMLRVLAVDPGLAATGYAVLDYENSFVIQLIEGGIIKTKAGHPLEDRLTQIYAGLDDIIDEFKPAVFAIEELFSDYNNPKTALLMAHARGVCLLAAGRAGIKVYHYPARKVKQSLTGTGGATKGQVQKMVQARLKLDTLPRPDHVADAIAVALCHIFHGHDLEGC
- a CDS encoding 2-oxoacid:acceptor oxidoreductase family protein, encoding MDKTMKIVLAGEGGQGVQSVAEIIAEAANEEGKQALYIPNFGVEQRGGVSVAYVQISDGNIGAPKFQTGDIVVALSDRAVRRTANYAGPDTTFVYERGIEGIEGELPQKAGRILPIPAIDVAKNEFHPRVFNIIIMGAVIGATGVISLDQAKAAVEKKLGYKFEKQPRLRDLNFKAMERGVELVAEA
- the dnaX gene encoding DNA polymerase III subunit gamma/tau, producing MAYLALYREWRPQTFRDIVGQEHVTRTLRNAVEAGRTGHAYLFCGSRGTGKTTTAKVLAKALNCLDRNGPEPCNRCVNCQSITEGYSVDVVEVDAASNRGIDEIRDLREKVKFAPTTGQFRVYIIDEVHMLTNEAFNALLKTLEEPPRHVVFILATTEPHKVPLTILSRCQRFDFRRISPDEITGRLREVAAGAGIAADEEALLLIARAAEGGMRDALSILDQGAALGEMKVTAEDVHNILGTVRLDILSRMAGYLAAGETGPALRLIGELTGTGKDLRLFAREMAAFLRAIILERVSPGDSGGGVWGDALKNVPGAADFSEERLIRAVDILIKAEQEMKWGSLPGVILELALVKACRPEITYDLSSLAARVAALEEKLKNFVPEKSGNLLVDRSVSNEPYKALQSFTEATGRLRQPEGVPDKTGAQYEPDQTGEVQRLVETMPEDTISRELHGEAGRESVPGVSLEQVRAAWGDIMEALRKERPPIYPNFIKAVPLQVQEHSLIAGFPEGAELAYAMAERPENKKYFEELLGKFFSGEWQVNYRFYQGEIHMPAVRTEPANDISRRFNGKEIIPEDETELSSLFDDE
- the recR gene encoding recombination mediator RecR, which encodes MHFYARPVARLIDELSKLPGIGPKTAQRLAFHLLNAPADVALSLARALEEARTAISYCSVCGNFTDDDPCFICRDERRRRDVICVVERPRDVVAMEKTRAFKGLYHVLHGAISPMDGVGPEQLRIKELFKRLEGGEVLELILATNPNVEGDATALYLAGLLKPLNLKVTRIAHGLPVGADLEYADQITLSKSLEGRREMK
- the ruvA gene encoding Holliday junction branch migration protein RuvA codes for the protein MIVKISGAYAGLSPKGILLDVDNITYEVCLTSFSRERFQTQKIGERISLHTIYYIESNIAGGHQTPTLIGFEDEADKEFFQLFTSVAKVGVKTALAAVTIPISAIAGAIEKSDVETLKKLKGIGERTANKIIASLRGKVAGFTTASGETDDADVGRPDPGIGNEALQVLLQLGYNLGEAKRMIKDTVSKNHNILTAEELLEEIYRNKAKSF
- a CDS encoding 4Fe-4S dicluster domain-containing protein, encoding MEFQPSTQETEKGFFTLFPGLCKGCGLCIEKCPKKSLDWSNVLGVYGTPSVRANNDCIACGICQNVCPDCAIHIEKKVKH